The window GGGTAGGAACAATATACAATAAGCCTATATTTTTTTTTTTTTATACACGATTACATTTCCTTATATTTTAGCCTTTTCATTAATTTCTAAGAAATTTTTATGTATAGATCTTTTTTATTATAGCATATAATTACTTATTAGTATGTTAAAACGTAGCTGTGAAGTTTTTTATATTTTTTAGAATTTATATAGATACAGAGAAGAATGTTTTAAAAAGTGTATGAACTTTTTCTAAAGCAACATTTTAGATATCCGCGTGATATAAAAATAATTTTTATACTTTGTAGGGCAGAAATCGTTGAAAAGAACAGTAATTACAGGATTCGGAATTTTATCTAGCCTAGGCAGCGTAAAAGAAGAAATTGTAAGATCATTACAAAACGGTATTTCAGGAATAGTTTTTTCTAAAGCAATGAAAGAGCTGGGTTTACGCAGTACAGTTTGGGGAGATATACCATTTCATCGGTGTCAGGAAATACCAGAAAAATTTTTAAGATTTATGAATTTATCTTCTATGTATTCGTATTTATCTATGAAAGATGCTATTAAAGATAGCGGCTTATATGCTGATATGTATATGAAAAATCCTAGAGCGGGTATTATTATAGGCTCAGGAAGCGGCTCAGCTCAAGCTTATAGATCTATTTTTCAAAAAAAAAAGGATCGTAGACATCGGATTAGCCCATACATAGCTATTAAAAATTTATCTTCTTCTATTTCCGCGTGTTTGGGTACTTTTTTTAAAATTTATGGTGTTAATTATTCTATTTGTTCAGCATGTGCTACATCCGCCCATTGTATTGGGAATGCATATGAATTAATTTCATCAGGAAAACAGGATATTATTTTTGCTGGAGGTGGGGAAGAATTAAGTATTGAGTTAGCTTGTCAGTTTGATGCTATGAGAATTTTATCGTCGAATTTTAATGATTGCCCCCATTCTTCTTCTAGAGCATTTGATCGAGATCGTGATGGTTTTGTTCTTTCTGGCGGTAGCGGTGTATTAGTATTAGAAGAGTTAAATTTTGCGTTATCAAGAAATGCCAAGATATATGCTGAAATTGTAGGTTATAGCGCTACCGGTGATGGCAACAGCATCGTCCTCCCTTCGGGGAGCGGGTTTATACGTTGTATGAAAAATGCTATGAAAAATATTCACGGTTCTATAGATTATATTAATGCTCACGGTACATCTACACAAATCGGTGATTTAACAGAGTTATCTGCTATAAAAAAAGCGTTTAAAGGACTTGCGATGCCTTATATTTCCTCTACAAAATCTATTTCCGGCCATTCTTTAGGAGCGTCAGGCGTGCAGGAAATTATTTATACGCTTTTAATGATGAAGTATTATTTTATAGCTCCGAGTATCAACATAGATACGTTAGACCCATGCATTAGCAATATGAATATTGTTCAAAAAAAAATGAATAAAATTTTTAATACAGCAATGTCTAACAGTTTTGGTTTTGGCGGCACTAATGTTAGTTTAGTGATTCAAAGATATTAGAGGTAGAGAAGAAAGTATTTCGCAGCGTGATAATTAAATTAATAGCTCAATGATTTTTTGTTTACAGTTCAGTGTATTAAAGTATTTCTTAATATTTTTATATACCCGAATAGTTCTGTGTATAATACTAGCTAACATGAGTTCTATCATCTTTTTTAGTATTATCGTAGTAATAATATTATGATATTGGGCTTTCTTAGTTTTTTTGAAATTACTATATTTATTAATATAAAACATTAAAGGCTGATTATGAACCAACTAGAATTATTAAAAAAACATACTATAGTAGTATTAGATAGCGGGGATATAGAGGTTATAAAAAAATATCGACCAGAGGACGCCACTACTAATCCTACATTAATTTTAAATAGCGCGTTATCTGAAAAATATGACTTTATCATAAATAATGCAGTTCAATATGCTAAAGGTATAGGTGGGTCTCGATCAAAGAAAATAAAAAATGCCTGTAATATGGTTTCTGCAGGATTTGGAGTAGAAATTTTAAAATATATTCCTGGATATATATCAACAGAAATTGATGCGCGCTTATCTTTTAATACAGAACAATGTATTCAAGAAGCGGTACAAATAATTAAATTATATAATGATCTTGGCGTTCATTCTTCTAGAGTATTAATTAAGTTAGCAGCAACTTGGGAATGCATTCAAGCCGCTCGTCAATTGAAAGATTTGGGTATTTTATGTAATTTAACTTTATTATTTTCCTTTGCTCAAGCTCGAGCATGCGCAGAAGCAAATGTTTTTTTAATTTCTCCTTTTGTTGGAAGGATTTATGATTGGTATAAAAAATTAAATTTATTGTCCAATTATTGTTGGGAAACAGATCCGGGGGTAGTTGCTGTTAGGAAAATATTTACTTATTATAAAAAGAATATGTATAAAACGATTATTATGGGAGCTAGTTTTCGTTCATTAGGGCAAATTTTAGAATTAACTGGATGTGATCGGCTTACTATATCTCCTAGTTTATTAGATCAATTAATGATGAAGAAGGGTGATATTATTAAAAAATTAGATGCCAAAAAAATTTCTAAATCCAAGGATAAACCTATTCCATTGTCAGAATCAGAGTTTAGATTTTTGCATAACCAAGATGCTATGGCTGTTGAAAAATTGTCAGAAGGTATTCGACAGTTTAGTGCAGATCAGATAAAATTAGAAGAATTACTACTCGAGAGATTTTAGGGTAGAAATTTTTAATTTAAAAATATATTCTTTTCATTAATTTTTAAAAAGATTATATTATCAAAAAAAGGAAAAAATATATGCTATCTCGAAAAGATT is drawn from Buchnera aphidicola and contains these coding sequences:
- a CDS encoding beta-ketoacyl synthase N-terminal-like domain-containing protein produces the protein MKRTVITGFGILSSLGSVKEEIVRSLQNGISGIVFSKAMKELGLRSTVWGDIPFHRCQEIPEKFLRFMNLSSMYSYLSMKDAIKDSGLYADMYMKNPRAGIIIGSGSGSAQAYRSIFQKKKDRRHRISPYIAIKNLSSSISACLGTFFKIYGVNYSICSACATSAHCIGNAYELISSGKQDIIFAGGGEELSIELACQFDAMRILSSNFNDCPHSSSRAFDRDRDGFVLSGGSGVLVLEELNFALSRNAKIYAEIVGYSATGDGNSIVLPSGSGFIRCMKNAMKNIHGSIDYINAHGTSTQIGDLTELSAIKKAFKGLAMPYISSTKSISGHSLGASGVQEIIYTLLMMKYYFIAPSINIDTLDPCISNMNIVQKKMNKIFNTAMSNSFGFGGTNVSLVIQRY
- the tal gene encoding transaldolase, translated to MNQLELLKKHTIVVLDSGDIEVIKKYRPEDATTNPTLILNSALSEKYDFIINNAVQYAKGIGGSRSKKIKNACNMVSAGFGVEILKYIPGYISTEIDARLSFNTEQCIQEAVQIIKLYNDLGVHSSRVLIKLAATWECIQAARQLKDLGILCNLTLLFSFAQARACAEANVFLISPFVGRIYDWYKKLNLLSNYCWETDPGVVAVRKIFTYYKKNMYKTIIMGASFRSLGQILELTGCDRLTISPSLLDQLMMKKGDIIKKLDAKKISKSKDKPIPLSESEFRFLHNQDAMAVEKLSEGIRQFSADQIKLEELLLERF